From Paenarthrobacter sp. A20:
GCCTCCGAACAAGGGAAGGCGTCGTCGCCATCTCCGTCACGGACCAGGGCGAGGGGCTGACTCCCGAGGACCAGGAACGGGTGTTCGAGCGCTTCTATCGCGTTGACGCTGCACGTTCCCGGCACACGGGCGGAACCGGCCTTGGCTTGAGCATCGTCAAGCACGTTGTCTCCAACCACGGCGGCGAGGTGACCGTATGGTCCCAGCCCGGCCAGGGGTCCACGTTCACCATCCGCTTGCCGGAGATGGAAGGCCAGGATGACGACGCCGGTGGTCCGGCTCCCGCTGCCACAGCGGTTCCGTCCACCGGACTTCCGGCGGAACCTGCCGCCGTCGAGCCCCACCACGCGAGCCAACAACCTCAGCATGCGGGACAACAACCTCGTATCCCGAGCCAACAAGGGGGCGCCAACGGCGCCCAAGAGCAAGGAGCCAGCGCTTGAGCCGGATTTTGATTGTGGAGGACGAAGAGTCCTTCAGCGACCCCCTGTCCTATCTCTTGGGCAAGGAAGGGTTCGACGTCGAGGTAGTAGACAACGGCAGTGACGCCTTGGTGGAGTTTGACCGCAACGGTGCCGACCTGGTTCTGCTGGACCTCCAGCTGCCGGGAACGCCGGGAACGGAAGTGTGCCGGCAGTTGCGCCAGCGCTCCAGCGTGCCTGTGATCATGCTGACCGCCAAGGACTCGGAAATCGACAAGGTGGTGGGCCTGGAGTTGGGTGCCGACGACTACGTCACCAAGCCCTATTCGTCCCGGGAACTCGTAGCCCGCGTCCGTGCTGTCCTCCGCCGCCAGGGCGAGCCAGAGGAACTCATTACGTCAACTGTGCAGGCCGGGCCGGTCCGCATGGACATCGAACGCCACGTGGTGAGCGTCAACGGCGAGCAGGTGTCCCTGCCGTTGAAGGAGTTCGAACTTCTGGAGATGCTGCTCCGAAACTCAGGCCGCGTCCTGACCCGGGGGCAGCTCATCGATCGCGTATGGGGCTCTGACTATGTCGGCGACACCAAAACGCTGGACGTCCACGTCAAGCGCCTCCGCAGCAAGATCGAGCCCGATCCCTCCGCTCCGCGTTACCTGGTGACGGTGCGCGGGCTGGGCTACAAGTTCGAGCCGTAAAGCCAAAAGGCAACAACAAAGGAAGGGCCCAGTTCACGTGAACTGGGCCCTTCCTTTGTTATATGGCTTGTAGCGTGCTGCCTGCTAGTGTCCGGCTGCTGCGGACTCCGTGGGAGTCGCAGAGGACGTCGACGTCGACGTTGCTGTCGGGGTCGGCGTGGAGGGCAGGTACTTGGCGTACTCGGGGAGCGTGCCATCAACCACCGGTACGTTGACCGTAGCGGAGTCAGATCCACTACGGATGGTGATCGGGGTCAGGCCACCAGGGATAACGCCTGCGGTGCTGAGGATCGCAGCATCAGTGGTGTCGTTCAGGTACGTCTCAGAATTGGCTTTGACCGGAATCTCGGTCTGGGACCCGTTGGCACCGCTCATGGTGAGGGTGGCGTCGCTGCTGGACTGGTTGAACACAGCACCTATGACACGACCAGGCTCGTTCTCGCCCGAGGCAACAATCAGGATGTTGCGCAACTGCAGGGGACCAAGATCAGCTTTGATCCCGTCCGATGCCGAGTACTGGTGGGTAGTCTGCTGGGCGTTGACGAAACCACAGCCGGTGACGGACAGAAGACCGACGCCGATTGCAGCCGCCGCAATTGCCAGCTTGCCGCGCTGGACAGGGTTCATCGCAGTATTGCGCACGACACCTACTCCTCAAGAGTCATTGGAACACTTTTCAGCCATAGCCTATCGGCAAACCCCCCAAAATAAGGATTCGGGAAGGCATTGTGGCGCAGCCAACCGAGAAGATCTGCGCGCCAGGTTGCTTGCTCGAAGCATCTTTCCCCGGTTTCGTCAAGAGGTTGGAGGAAGTCGTTTAAGGCCTTATTCCCTGTATTGGCGCGGCTGGAGGGCCCGTCCGATGCCAGTCGTATGCCTTAACCGTGATAGACTAATCTGCGGGAAAGGGGAAAGTCCACATGGTTTTTGAGGTCGGCGAGACAGTAGTTTACCCTCACCACGGTGCAGCAAAAATTGAGGAAATCAAGATGCGCACCATCAAGGGCGAAGAGAAGATGTATCTCAAGCTCAAGGTGGCTCAGGGTGATCTGACCATTGAAGTTCCAGCAGAGAACGTTGACCTTGTTGGGGTCCGGGACGTAGTGGGCAAAGA
This genomic window contains:
- a CDS encoding response regulator transcription factor, which gives rise to MSRILIVEDEESFSDPLSYLLGKEGFDVEVVDNGSDALVEFDRNGADLVLLDLQLPGTPGTEVCRQLRQRSSVPVIMLTAKDSEIDKVVGLELGADDYVTKPYSSRELVARVRAVLRRQGEPEELITSTVQAGPVRMDIERHVVSVNGEQVSLPLKEFELLEMLLRNSGRVLTRGQLIDRVWGSDYVGDTKTLDVHVKRLRSKIEPDPSAPRYLVTVRGLGYKFEP